One Microbacterium sp. zg-B96 genomic region harbors:
- a CDS encoding FBP domain-containing protein: protein MRPLTEDELRTSFVNAGPDDIRLVTVPADFLFADWDHLDFYAWRDPRNRGRGYLVAEVEGELAGVVLRAADGSSRARSAMCNLCHTMQPADQVALFTARKAGDAGAHGDSVGTYICADLSCHENVRLAAPLAPSEVRASVDRRIDGTKQRTEAFVARVLEGVA from the coding sequence ATGCGTCCGCTCACCGAGGACGAACTGCGTACGTCGTTCGTCAACGCCGGCCCCGACGACATCCGACTGGTCACAGTGCCCGCCGACTTTCTGTTCGCCGACTGGGACCATCTGGACTTCTACGCCTGGCGGGACCCTCGCAACCGCGGGCGCGGCTACCTGGTAGCCGAAGTCGAGGGCGAGCTTGCCGGGGTGGTGCTGCGCGCCGCAGACGGATCAAGCCGAGCGCGGTCGGCAATGTGCAACCTCTGCCACACGATGCAGCCCGCCGACCAGGTGGCGCTGTTCACCGCCCGCAAGGCCGGGGATGCCGGTGCGCACGGCGACAGTGTGGGCACCTACATCTGCGCGGATCTGTCCTGCCACGAGAACGTGCGGTTGGCTGCGCCGCTGGCTCCGAGCGAGGTGCGGGCCAGCGTGGACCGCCGCATCGACGGCACGAAACAGCGCACCGAGGCGTTCGTCGCGCGGGTGCTCGAGGGCGTTGCCTGA
- a CDS encoding sugar ABC transporter permease, with protein MEGVRTAAAPVESSGAAALTDERLLLRRRRRRKAIRNLSAYGLVLPAAGFYVFFVVRPIVLSAQYSFYEWNGIGPATWVGITNYIEVFTNPKLVGAILNAFELILYFTVLPVAIALLAANLIRAIAASRLAGVARTVLFLPQVIPLVAAGIMWSWQLSTDGLVNQILRLLGLGGITRAWLGNFDTALPAVGVIGAWVLVGLCLVLILAGMTKIDPALYEAARIDGAGPVREFFTITLPGVRQEVAVCVTVTVIAALASFDIIYISTQGGPGDSTLVPGLQIFYLAFYEREIGTASAFAIVLMVLVLVVVVPLQRVLRGRES; from the coding sequence ATGGAAGGCGTTCGAACAGCTGCTGCGCCGGTGGAGTCCTCCGGCGCAGCAGCGCTGACGGATGAACGCCTTCTTCTGCGTCGACGACGCCGCAGGAAGGCAATCCGCAACCTGAGTGCTTACGGGCTCGTACTGCCAGCGGCGGGGTTCTACGTCTTCTTCGTCGTCCGTCCGATCGTCCTCTCCGCCCAGTACTCGTTCTACGAGTGGAATGGCATCGGCCCGGCGACATGGGTGGGCATCACCAACTACATAGAGGTGTTCACCAACCCCAAGCTCGTTGGCGCGATCCTCAACGCGTTCGAGCTGATCCTTTACTTCACAGTGCTGCCCGTTGCGATCGCGTTGCTCGCGGCGAATCTCATCCGGGCTATCGCGGCGAGCCGGCTCGCGGGGGTGGCGCGAACGGTTCTTTTCCTCCCTCAAGTGATCCCGCTCGTCGCCGCCGGCATCATGTGGAGTTGGCAACTCTCCACGGACGGCCTTGTCAACCAGATACTCCGACTTTTAGGTCTGGGCGGAATCACGCGAGCATGGCTCGGCAATTTCGACACGGCACTTCCGGCCGTGGGGGTAATCGGCGCATGGGTGCTCGTAGGGCTGTGCCTGGTGCTGATCCTCGCCGGCATGACCAAGATCGATCCCGCGCTTTACGAGGCCGCACGAATCGACGGAGCGGGGCCGGTGCGCGAGTTCTTCACGATCACGCTTCCCGGTGTCCGCCAAGAAGTCGCGGTGTGCGTCACGGTCACCGTCATCGCCGCCCTCGCGAGCTTCGACATCATCTACATCTCCACCCAGGGCGGCCCAGGTGACAGCACGCTTGTGCCCGGTCTCCAGATCTTCTACCTGGCGTTCTATGAGCGGGAGATCGGCACGGCATCGGCCTTCGCCATAGTGCTCATGGTGCTCGTGCTCGTCGTGGTCGTCCCTCTCCAACGAGTTCTCAGAGGCAGAGAATCGTGA
- a CDS encoding LacI family DNA-binding transcriptional regulator, with the protein MSTRRVTLADVAEAAGVSRTTASLVLSDRGTELRISEGSQERVRRVASELGYRPNMLSASLRSGTSRTIGFISDTVATSQLAGDMIKGALEGARQHGYMLFIGESEGDDQQHALLAEAMLDRQVDGLVIASMFTRQRTLPKSLSGKKVVLVNTVPGPDGVLVPAVIPDEFTAGREAARLLLEAGHRDIHLIGAGPGPTDVAPDTIAGQERLAGILEELAAAGRRPASGHRSSIWLPLDGWNAMTDLIRSGVDRGAIITFNDRLAFGAYQAIAEAGLSIPSDFSIVSFDDHQLASWLHPGLTTFAIPHRELGLRAIDILLGPSPAGDPAIERLPLPLRLRSSVRLSGDVETG; encoded by the coding sequence ATGAGCACTCGACGCGTCACGCTCGCAGACGTCGCGGAAGCGGCGGGGGTCTCCCGCACGACCGCCTCGCTCGTGCTCTCCGACCGGGGTACGGAACTGAGGATTTCGGAAGGCTCGCAGGAGCGCGTTCGCCGTGTGGCCTCGGAGTTGGGCTACCGCCCAAACATGCTCTCCGCCAGTCTCCGCAGCGGAACAAGTCGCACCATCGGCTTCATTTCGGACACGGTGGCGACATCTCAACTCGCCGGCGACATGATCAAGGGTGCGCTCGAAGGAGCGCGCCAACACGGTTACATGCTCTTCATCGGCGAATCGGAGGGCGACGACCAGCAGCACGCGCTCTTGGCAGAGGCAATGCTCGACAGACAAGTGGACGGGTTGGTCATCGCATCGATGTTCACCCGCCAGCGCACCCTCCCGAAGTCGCTTTCCGGGAAGAAGGTCGTGCTGGTCAACACGGTGCCCGGCCCAGACGGGGTACTCGTGCCCGCTGTGATACCTGACGAGTTCACCGCCGGACGCGAGGCGGCTCGCCTTCTGCTCGAAGCGGGCCACCGCGACATCCACCTCATCGGAGCAGGTCCAGGACCCACCGACGTCGCCCCCGACACGATCGCTGGACAGGAGCGCCTCGCTGGCATTCTGGAAGAACTCGCGGCCGCCGGACGCCGACCGGCCAGTGGGCACAGGTCTTCGATCTGGCTCCCGCTAGACGGCTGGAACGCAATGACGGACCTCATCCGGTCCGGCGTCGACCGCGGAGCCATCATCACCTTCAACGACCGGCTGGCGTTCGGCGCATACCAGGCGATCGCAGAGGCGGGGCTCTCGATCCCATCGGACTTCTCGATCGTGTCGTTCGATGATCATCAGCTCGCGAGCTGGCTGCATCCCGGGCTCACGACATTCGCCATCCCGCACCGGGAACTCGGGCTACGCGCCATCGACATCTTGCTGGGCCCGAGCCCCGCCGGGGATCCGGCGATCGAACGATTGCCTCTGCCGCTTCGACTCCGCAGCTCGGTTCGGCTCAGTGGCGATGTCGAAACGGGCTAG
- a CDS encoding NAD-dependent epimerase/dehydratase family protein produces the protein MSTVAIIGGTGLLGRATAEELLAHGYDVLSIALPPETAHPLDGVRYVYCNVTEASDDELLALLDGVDAVAYAAGADERIAPKAPAAGFFYRANVLPTQRMARLARQAGVRSFVVFGSYFAEFAERWPELGLRENAGYVRTRLLQEQVAFLEGDGAMTVTSLRLPWIFGTMPDTIPLWNMFVTMDAALPEDSPIAVASGGTVMVTTGQVAAAARGAIERGEHGKTYALGGINMTYADFHRMIAEQLGTDPARVQALPAEAFLPGMAAYDQAEAARGIEHGMHQADAVRVQERFAYIDPEPVQAALGYGPEDVEAAIRESLRVCVASRTPIA, from the coding sequence ATGTCCACAGTTGCCATCATCGGCGGAACCGGACTGCTCGGCCGCGCCACCGCCGAGGAACTCCTCGCCCACGGTTACGACGTGCTCTCCATCGCGCTCCCGCCCGAGACCGCCCACCCGCTCGACGGCGTACGGTACGTCTACTGCAACGTCACCGAGGCATCTGACGACGAGCTGCTCGCACTGCTCGACGGCGTGGATGCCGTCGCCTACGCGGCCGGCGCCGACGAGCGCATCGCCCCGAAGGCGCCCGCAGCCGGCTTCTTCTACCGCGCCAACGTGCTGCCCACCCAGCGGATGGCGCGGCTCGCCCGTCAGGCAGGCGTGCGCTCGTTCGTCGTGTTCGGCTCCTACTTCGCCGAGTTCGCCGAGCGCTGGCCGGAACTGGGCCTGCGCGAGAACGCGGGATACGTCCGCACCCGGCTGCTGCAGGAGCAGGTGGCGTTCCTCGAGGGCGATGGCGCCATGACGGTGACCTCCCTCCGCCTCCCCTGGATCTTCGGCACCATGCCCGACACGATTCCGCTGTGGAACATGTTCGTGACGATGGATGCCGCCCTCCCCGAGGACTCCCCCATCGCCGTGGCATCCGGCGGCACTGTGATGGTGACCACCGGCCAGGTGGCGGCAGCGGCGCGCGGTGCCATCGAACGCGGTGAGCACGGCAAGACCTACGCGCTCGGCGGCATCAACATGACCTACGCCGACTTCCACCGCATGATCGCCGAGCAACTCGGCACCGACCCGGCGCGCGTGCAGGCGCTGCCGGCCGAGGCGTTCCTGCCCGGCATGGCGGCGTACGACCAGGCCGAGGCGGCACGCGGCATCGAGCACGGCATGCACCAGGCCGACGCCGTGCGCGTGCAGGAGCGGTTCGCGTACATCGATCCCGAGCCGGTGCAGGCAGCCCTCGGCTACGGCCCGGAAGACGTCGAAGCGGCCATCCGTGAGAGCCTGCGCGTGTGCGTCGCGTCGCGGACTCCGATCGCCTGA
- a CDS encoding extracellular solute-binding protein encodes MHKTLRPIVLLGVTSVALALAACAPPGGSAAPSASAAPNGGEAATCGDEDVVLKGYFETGFPLPSALAEEFTRQYPNVTFDIREDQFAIITQNAPRVLQDSPPDLMRLPQMSELATDGLLLDLDPYAEGFGWTDWPQSQLTQLRVDEEGRRGSGPLYAQGLNYSMTGVFFNKELAAQIGMDEAPATLEEFDAALQAAKDAGIVPIAQFNGGATGGLAFPLQGLMASYGDPAAINEWIFQQPGATIDTPENLAAAEHLQSWIDAGFFAEDINSMDYAQMMSRFIGGESLFMFNGDWESGNLDAQMAGNAGFFLVPPVEEGGQIGAMSAPLTFGVAAAAENPDCAAFFLDWTATNEDARALTVEVGGSHPMGPADAFMPAIEEGSTTDETLAAGSIMGEANGGMDFIANATGAIYAQSWTPNLQKMVAGEQTPAGLLESVQADYESQVGN; translated from the coding sequence ATGCACAAGACCTTGCGCCCGATCGTCCTATTGGGAGTGACCTCGGTCGCGCTCGCACTGGCCGCCTGCGCGCCTCCCGGAGGGTCCGCGGCCCCGTCCGCTTCGGCGGCGCCCAACGGTGGGGAAGCTGCCACATGCGGCGACGAGGACGTCGTTCTCAAGGGGTACTTCGAAACGGGGTTTCCACTCCCGTCAGCTCTCGCTGAGGAGTTCACCCGCCAGTACCCGAACGTGACGTTCGACATTCGCGAGGACCAGTTCGCGATCATCACGCAGAACGCCCCGCGCGTCTTGCAGGATTCGCCGCCGGACCTCATGCGGCTTCCGCAGATGTCCGAGCTCGCCACCGACGGGCTGTTGCTCGATCTTGACCCCTACGCCGAAGGTTTCGGATGGACCGACTGGCCGCAGTCCCAGCTCACGCAGCTTCGCGTGGACGAGGAAGGGAGGCGCGGTTCGGGGCCTCTCTACGCGCAGGGGCTCAACTACTCGATGACCGGGGTGTTCTTCAACAAGGAACTCGCGGCGCAGATCGGCATGGACGAAGCGCCCGCAACCCTTGAAGAGTTCGACGCCGCTCTGCAGGCGGCGAAGGATGCCGGGATCGTTCCGATCGCGCAGTTCAATGGGGGCGCTACCGGCGGCCTGGCGTTCCCACTCCAGGGGCTGATGGCGTCCTACGGCGATCCGGCCGCGATCAATGAGTGGATCTTCCAACAACCCGGTGCCACGATCGACACCCCGGAGAATCTCGCCGCGGCGGAGCACCTGCAGAGCTGGATCGACGCCGGCTTCTTCGCCGAGGACATCAACTCAATGGATTACGCGCAGATGATGAGCCGGTTCATCGGTGGAGAGTCGCTGTTCATGTTCAACGGCGACTGGGAATCGGGGAATCTTGATGCTCAGATGGCCGGTAACGCGGGCTTCTTCCTCGTGCCACCGGTTGAAGAAGGCGGGCAAATCGGAGCGATGTCAGCCCCCCTCACGTTCGGCGTAGCTGCGGCGGCGGAGAACCCGGACTGCGCGGCGTTCTTCCTTGACTGGACGGCAACGAATGAGGACGCCCGTGCGCTCACTGTCGAGGTCGGCGGTTCGCACCCGATGGGACCGGCAGACGCCTTCATGCCGGCGATCGAAGAGGGTTCGACCACCGACGAGACGCTCGCTGCGGGCTCGATCATGGGCGAAGCCAACGGCGGCATGGACTTCATCGCCAACGCCACTGGGGCGATCTACGCGCAGAGCTGGACTCCCAACCTTCAGAAGATGGTCGCGGGGGAGCAGACCCCCGCCGGTCTCCTCGAGTCTGTGCAGGCTGATTACGAAAGCCAAGTCGGGAACTGA
- a CDS encoding glycoside hydrolase family 68 protein, producing the protein MTFSLDSYWVWDFWIADDGGTFHLFYLHAPKSLKDPELRHRNARIGHATSTDLIDWTDHGEVLGPGPAGSFDETATWTGSVIRGNDGIWRMFYTGASFPSADSSVNTECIGIATSQDLSTWTKRESFVLRADIAHYEKLGESPWPEEAWRDPWVFRDPAGHGWHMLITARAKDSGVTNGGVVGHAWSADLDSWAVRPPVGPRANDFPHLEVLQIAEVGSQSILLFCGPRTRVGFERDEVTTGIWAVPCPDFPRHVQVDDAELIAAAPHYAGRIVHDRAGVPVLMTFIGSAGSEFLGTISDPTPLGAIATESALLRPSI; encoded by the coding sequence ATGACATTCAGCCTGGATTCGTATTGGGTGTGGGACTTCTGGATCGCCGATGATGGCGGGACTTTCCACCTCTTTTATCTGCATGCACCGAAGTCGCTGAAGGACCCCGAGCTGCGCCACCGCAACGCGCGAATCGGGCATGCGACGTCGACGGACCTGATCGATTGGACCGATCACGGAGAAGTCCTCGGGCCCGGCCCGGCCGGGAGCTTCGACGAGACCGCGACGTGGACCGGCTCAGTCATTCGTGGGAATGACGGGATTTGGCGGATGTTCTATACGGGAGCGTCCTTCCCCTCGGCGGACAGCTCCGTCAACACGGAGTGCATCGGCATAGCGACGTCCCAGGACCTCTCTACGTGGACGAAGCGCGAGTCGTTCGTACTGCGAGCCGACATCGCCCACTACGAAAAGCTCGGGGAGAGTCCTTGGCCGGAAGAAGCGTGGCGGGACCCTTGGGTATTCAGAGACCCGGCAGGGCACGGCTGGCACATGCTCATCACAGCGCGTGCCAAGGACAGCGGCGTCACGAACGGCGGGGTGGTCGGTCACGCGTGGTCGGCCGACCTTGACTCATGGGCCGTTCGTCCCCCGGTTGGGCCGCGCGCCAACGATTTCCCTCACCTCGAGGTCTTGCAGATTGCAGAGGTAGGTAGCCAGTCGATTCTGCTGTTTTGCGGACCCCGTACGCGCGTGGGGTTCGAAAGAGACGAGGTGACCACGGGGATCTGGGCAGTGCCGTGCCCCGATTTTCCTCGCCACGTCCAGGTTGACGACGCCGAACTGATCGCCGCAGCCCCTCACTACGCGGGCCGAATCGTCCACGACCGTGCTGGCGTACCGGTACTCATGACCTTCATTGGGTCTGCCGGATCCGAGTTCCTCGGCACCATTAGTGATCCGACGCCTTTGGGGGCCATCGCGACTGAATCCGCACTCCTTAGGCCGTCGATCTGA
- a CDS encoding carbohydrate ABC transporter permease: MIVSARETWMGRVVLVVLMIVTILPFLSLFVTALHEPGTYPRGLEWPDTPHWGNFVLAFQSANMLALLGSSFLIELGVVPIAVLIATLAGFALGHLKPWGQSFVFIFFLLGLTLPFEGIVTPLYFQVREMGLLNTRWAIILPLIGLFMPFAVTWMRAHFVTMPQELSEAARVDGATTWQLFWRVHVPLSVPAISSLAILLFLWTWNQFLLAIVLVDDPAKRTMAGALGAFQGRYGTDIPLLCAGSLLILTPTLIIFLIFQRQFVSALMQGSLKG, encoded by the coding sequence GTGATCGTCAGCGCTCGCGAGACCTGGATGGGGCGAGTCGTGCTCGTCGTCCTCATGATCGTCACGATCCTTCCGTTCCTCAGTCTGTTCGTGACAGCGCTGCACGAGCCGGGCACATATCCCCGGGGGCTCGAATGGCCGGACACCCCGCATTGGGGAAACTTCGTCCTCGCATTCCAGTCCGCGAATATGCTCGCCCTTCTCGGTTCCAGCTTCCTGATCGAGCTGGGAGTGGTGCCGATCGCCGTGCTCATCGCGACGCTCGCGGGATTCGCGCTCGGTCACCTCAAGCCGTGGGGCCAATCCTTCGTCTTCATCTTCTTCCTCCTGGGACTGACCCTCCCCTTTGAGGGCATCGTCACGCCGCTGTACTTCCAGGTGAGAGAAATGGGGCTGCTCAACACGAGGTGGGCGATCATCTTGCCACTGATCGGGCTGTTCATGCCGTTCGCGGTCACGTGGATGCGAGCGCATTTCGTCACGATGCCGCAAGAGCTCTCGGAGGCGGCACGAGTGGATGGTGCCACGACGTGGCAGCTGTTCTGGCGCGTCCACGTGCCGCTGTCGGTGCCAGCGATCTCCTCGCTCGCTATCCTGCTGTTCCTATGGACGTGGAATCAGTTCCTGCTGGCAATCGTGCTCGTCGACGACCCGGCCAAACGGACGATGGCGGGTGCGTTAGGTGCCTTCCAGGGGAGGTACGGAACGGACATCCCGCTGCTGTGCGCAGGCTCGCTACTGATCCTCACCCCGACCCTGATCATCTTCCTGATCTTCCAGCGTCAGTTCGTCTCGGCCCTGATGCAAGGCTCACTCAAGGGCTGA
- a CDS encoding YajQ family cyclic di-GMP-binding protein, whose translation MADSSFDIVSKIDRQEADNALNQARKEVEQRYDFKGTGSSIDWSGDSILIKSNSEERAKAVLDVFQSKLIKRGISLKSLETGDPVASGREYRITSTLKEGISQENAKKIGKIIRDEGPKSVKSQIQGDELRVQSKSRDDLQEVMRILKASDLDVDLQFINYR comes from the coding sequence ATGGCTGATTCCTCCTTTGACATCGTTTCGAAGATCGACCGCCAGGAGGCGGACAACGCCCTCAACCAGGCGCGCAAAGAGGTCGAGCAGCGCTACGACTTCAAGGGCACTGGCTCGTCGATCGATTGGAGCGGCGACTCCATCCTGATCAAGTCCAACAGCGAGGAGCGGGCGAAGGCCGTGCTGGACGTGTTCCAGTCGAAGCTGATCAAGCGCGGCATCTCTCTCAAGAGTCTCGAGACCGGTGACCCCGTCGCCAGCGGCCGCGAGTACCGCATCACCTCCACGCTGAAGGAGGGGATCTCTCAGGAGAACGCGAAGAAGATCGGCAAGATCATCCGCGACGAGGGCCCGAAGTCTGTGAAGTCGCAGATCCAGGGCGACGAACTGCGCGTGCAGTCCAAGAGCCGCGATGACCTGCAGGAAGTCATGCGGATCCTCAAGGCCTCCGACCTCGACGTCGACCTGCAGTTCATCAACTACCGGTAG
- a CDS encoding SRPBCC family protein — protein MARITNTIDIDASPQQVYSALRALDAYPTWLRHSMVYRGTRMRTPEAGARLIYEDSTMLGRMRGELVADVPDQVLQFHQRKPSGRLDALIRYDLEAADTSTHLTRVGELTTHGALRLVQPILLRMAAAESERTMKSLKTYVERRR, from the coding sequence ATGGCCCGGATCACCAACACGATCGACATCGACGCGTCTCCCCAGCAGGTCTATTCGGCTCTCCGCGCTCTCGACGCCTATCCGACCTGGCTCAGACATTCCATGGTGTATCGAGGAACGAGGATGCGAACGCCTGAGGCGGGGGCGCGGCTTATCTACGAAGACTCGACCATGCTCGGCCGAATGCGTGGTGAACTCGTCGCGGACGTACCCGATCAGGTGCTGCAGTTCCACCAGCGCAAGCCGTCCGGCCGCCTGGATGCGCTGATCCGGTACGACCTGGAGGCCGCCGACACAAGCACGCACCTGACCAGGGTCGGCGAGCTGACGACCCACGGAGCACTTCGCCTGGTTCAGCCGATCCTTCTGCGGATGGCCGCCGCCGAAAGTGAGCGGACGATGAAGTCCCTGAAGACCTACGTCGAACGAAGGAGATGA
- a CDS encoding bile acid:sodium symporter family protein codes for MSLPSPGSGTMCLMGSALTTIGLPVALGIIMFGLGLSLTLRDFARVAKQPKAVIVALLCQLVLLPAICFGLVLLFQLPPVLAVGMMMLAASPGGTTANLYSHLFRGDIALNISLTAINSVIAVITLPIITNLAIAYFDPFDGELGMQWAKAAEVFAIVLLPVALGMVVRRVWPAFADRMDKPVRIVSVIVLIVVIAGSVASNWELLIENVASLALITVLFCLVSLAIGYVVPLLLKVGKRQAIASSFEIGIHNATLAIVIAQTVLGSVELSLPAAVYGVLMFFIAFGFGFLIRDRSTAASDARREDAATPAPS; via the coding sequence GTGAGTCTACCGAGCCCCGGGTCGGGCACTATGTGTCTCATGGGATCAGCGTTGACCACCATTGGATTACCCGTCGCCCTCGGCATCATCATGTTCGGCCTGGGCCTGAGTCTCACCCTGCGCGATTTCGCGCGGGTCGCGAAGCAGCCGAAGGCGGTGATCGTCGCGCTGCTGTGCCAACTGGTGCTGCTGCCGGCGATCTGCTTCGGCCTCGTGCTGCTTTTCCAGCTGCCGCCGGTGCTGGCCGTCGGCATGATGATGCTGGCCGCCTCGCCCGGCGGCACCACGGCGAACCTCTACAGCCACCTGTTCCGCGGCGACATCGCCCTGAACATCTCACTCACGGCGATCAACTCCGTCATCGCCGTGATCACGCTTCCGATCATCACGAACCTGGCGATCGCCTACTTCGACCCGTTCGACGGTGAACTGGGGATGCAGTGGGCCAAGGCCGCCGAGGTGTTCGCGATCGTGCTGCTGCCGGTCGCCCTCGGCATGGTCGTGCGGCGCGTCTGGCCCGCGTTCGCGGACCGCATGGACAAGCCGGTGCGGATCGTGTCGGTGATCGTGCTCATCGTCGTGATCGCGGGCTCGGTGGCATCCAACTGGGAGCTGCTGATCGAGAACGTTGCGAGCCTCGCGCTCATCACGGTGCTCTTCTGCCTCGTGAGCCTGGCGATCGGCTACGTCGTGCCGCTGCTGCTGAAGGTCGGCAAGCGTCAAGCGATCGCGTCGTCGTTCGAGATCGGCATCCACAATGCAACGCTCGCGATCGTCATCGCGCAGACCGTGCTCGGGTCGGTGGAGCTCAGCCTGCCGGCGGCCGTGTACGGCGTGCTCATGTTCTTCATCGCGTTCGGGTTCGGCTTTCTCATCCGCGACAGGTCGACCGCGGCATCCGATGCACGCAGAGAGGATGCCGCAACGCCAGCGCCTTCGTAG